The Arachis ipaensis cultivar K30076 chromosome B07, Araip1.1, whole genome shotgun sequence genome includes a window with the following:
- the LOC107609173 gene encoding 17.3 kDa class I heat shock protein, whose amino-acid sequence MSLIPSFFGTGRRTNIFDPFSLDVWDPFQDFPSAALSAPRSDFANETTAIANTRIDWKETPEAHVFKADLPGLKKEEVKVEIEEGRVLQISGERSKEKEDKGDTWHRMERSSGRFLRRFRLPENAKLEQVKASMENGVLTVTVPKEEVKKPDVKPIQITG is encoded by the coding sequence ATGTCGCTGATTCCAAGCTTCTTCGGAACAGGGCGGAGGACCAACATCTTTGACCCATTCTCCCTCGACGTCTGGGACCCATTCCAGGACTTCCCCTCCGCCGCACTCTCCGCTCCTCGCTCCGACTTCGCCAACGAAACCACCGCCATCGCCAACACCCGCATCGACTGGAAGGAGACACCTGAGGCGCACGTGTTCAAGGCCGACCTTCCGGGACTCAAGAAGGAGGAAGTGAAGGTCGAGATCGAGGAAGGCAGGGTGCTTCAGATTAGCGGCGAGAGGAGCAAGGAGAAGGAGGATAAGGGTGACACGTGGCACCGCATGGAGCGAAGCAGCGGAAGGTTCCTGAGACGGTTTAGGCTGCCGGAGAATGCTAAGTTGGAGCAGGTGAAGGCTTCCATGGAGAACGGGGTGCTTACTGTTACGGTTCCCAAGGAGGAAGTTAAGAAGCCCGATGTCAAGCCCATTCAGATCACCGGCTGA